One Deinococcus grandis DNA window includes the following coding sequences:
- a CDS encoding serine/threonine-protein kinase: protein MNDVQALNAQGALTDRVTLSERAGVRCESACWAGRAVFAKTLVFDDPDTRARFEHEGHVARSVRHPLVVSPIAVARDALLFPLIGGVTLRERLDGGPLGADEATLVAGGVLAAVTALHACGVTHHDLKPENVMLDGGRAAFDAVRVIDFGMSHSVKLPLDIHSGTRMGTPHFMAPEQFLGVRGDPRSDLYSLGVLLFDCLAGEPPFEDAFGWLAGLSDLRAPLPGPEALHGLLTQCLTRDRARRPASAAALYADLSDARVALGLAALPDLADWAGECR from the coding sequence GTGAATGACGTGCAGGCTCTGAACGCCCAGGGGGCATTGACGGACCGGGTGACCCTCAGCGAGCGGGCGGGGGTGCGCTGCGAGTCGGCGTGCTGGGCGGGCCGGGCGGTGTTCGCCAAGACGCTGGTCTTCGACGATCCCGACACCCGCGCCCGGTTCGAGCACGAGGGCCACGTGGCCCGCAGCGTCCGGCACCCGCTGGTGGTGTCGCCGATCGCCGTGGCGCGCGACGCCCTGCTGTTCCCGCTGATCGGGGGCGTGACGCTGCGCGAACGGCTCGACGGGGGACCGCTCGGCGCGGACGAGGCGACGCTGGTCGCCGGGGGCGTGCTGGCGGCCGTGACGGCCCTGCACGCGTGCGGCGTGACGCACCACGACCTGAAACCCGAGAACGTGATGCTGGACGGCGGCCGCGCGGCCTTCGACGCGGTGCGCGTGATCGATTTCGGCATGAGCCACTCGGTGAAGCTGCCGCTGGACATCCACAGCGGGACGCGCATGGGCACCCCGCACTTCATGGCGCCCGAGCAGTTCCTGGGCGTGCGGGGCGACCCGCGCAGCGACCTGTACTCGCTGGGCGTGCTGCTGTTCGACTGCCTGGCGGGCGAACCGCCCTTCGAGGACGCGTTCGGGTGGCTGGCGGGCCTGAGTGACCTGCGCGCGCCGCTGCCCGGCCCGGAGGCGCTGCACGGCCTCCTGACGCAGTGCCTGACGCGGGACCGGGCCCGGCGGCCCGCGAGCGCCGCGGCGCTGTACGCGGACCTGAGTGACGCGCGGGTGGCGCTGGGACTGGCGGCTCTGCCGGACCTGGCGGACTGGGCGGGCGAATGCCGCTGA